The Streptomyces achromogenes genome window below encodes:
- a CDS encoding TetR/AcrR family transcriptional regulator, which translates to MSVQERKERERAARERLIVATARELAERQGWDAVTTRRLAERIEYSQPVLYSHFRGKREIIGAVALEGATELAAALRAATSAAAAEGPHARVTALARGYLDFAARNPAVYDALFQLDGGLAYAQEDTPEPLKDAFAALLECLGEVAGDGVHPGLFTEVFWASLHGIATLTRAGRLPPGETGQRVELLVGRLAVL; encoded by the coding sequence ATGTCGGTACAGGAACGCAAGGAGCGGGAACGGGCGGCGCGCGAGCGCCTCATCGTGGCGACAGCCCGCGAACTCGCCGAGCGGCAGGGCTGGGACGCGGTCACCACCCGTCGGCTCGCCGAGCGCATCGAGTACAGCCAGCCCGTCCTCTACAGCCACTTCCGCGGCAAACGCGAGATCATCGGCGCCGTCGCCCTCGAGGGCGCCACCGAGCTGGCCGCGGCGCTGCGGGCGGCGACCTCCGCCGCCGCCGCGGAGGGCCCGCACGCCCGGGTCACCGCCCTGGCCCGCGGCTACCTCGACTTCGCCGCCCGCAACCCGGCGGTCTACGACGCCCTGTTCCAGCTCGACGGCGGCCTGGCGTACGCGCAGGAGGACACCCCGGAACCTCTCAAGGACGCCTTCGCCGCCCTGCTGGAGTGCCTCGGCGAGGTCGCCGGGGACGGCGTCCACCCGGGACTGTTCACCGAGGTGTTCTGGGCGTCCCTGCACGGCATCGCGACCCTGACCCGGGCGGGACGGCTGCCGCCGGGGGAGACCGGGCAGAGGGTGGAGCTGCTGGTGGGCCGGCTCGCCGTGCTCTGA
- a CDS encoding DUF1772 domain-containing protein yields MLNALEVFTTVVVGLMVGVEFSVAFVINPILNALPEDSAQLGHAHGGRMLGAVMPVWYIGSLVLAAVWAAAGRHHAGAGLVVTAAGLLILSVVMSILLLVPINNRNKAWTPENRPADWKEQLNRWNRFHYVRVAVLIAAFALLVAALT; encoded by the coding sequence ATGCTCAACGCACTCGAGGTGTTCACCACCGTGGTCGTCGGCCTGATGGTGGGGGTGGAGTTCTCCGTCGCCTTCGTCATCAACCCGATCCTCAACGCACTCCCCGAGGACAGCGCCCAACTCGGCCACGCCCACGGGGGCCGAATGCTCGGCGCGGTCATGCCGGTCTGGTACATCGGCTCGCTCGTCCTCGCCGCGGTCTGGGCCGCCGCCGGACGGCATCACGCGGGCGCCGGTCTCGTCGTCACCGCCGCCGGACTGCTGATCCTCAGCGTGGTCATGTCGATCCTGCTGCTCGTCCCGATCAACAACCGGAACAAGGCGTGGACCCCCGAGAACCGGCCCGCCGACTGGAAGGAGCAACTCAACCGCTGGAACCGCTTCCACTACGTCCGCGTCGCCGTCCTCATCGCGGCCTTCGCCCTCCTCGTCGCCGCCCTCACCTGA